TGAGCGCGGCGAAGCGCTCCAGATGCCCCCTGAACCTCTCCACGGCGTACTCTCTCGCCTGGAACGTCGAGACGAGGAACTCCCAGTCGCTCGCCTCGAGCAGCATCAGCTCGCGCGCGGCCTGAGCGAGCAGCTCCCTCTTCGAAGGGTCTCCCGAGTGGCGGCGCGCCGCCTCCTCCATCCATCGCTCGGCCTGATGGATTTCCCTCCACATCCACTCCGTGTCCGGGTTGAGCCAGACCCTGTGGTCCCCGCCCGCGCCCCACGAGCTCTCCGGCAGGGATATCTCCTCCGAGGGCGGGTGCTCCGCGAGATACGCGCCGCACGAGAGCGCCTCGACGCCCGCGGCCGGGAGCTTCTCCAGAACCATCGTCAGCCACCTGACGCCCTCGTACCACCAGTGCCCGAATAGCTCGAGGTCGTAGGGAGCGACGATGACCGGCGCCCCCTCGCCCGCGTGCTCCTTTAGAAGGGAGGCCGCGAGCCCGGCGAAGTGCGCGCTGTGCTCCTCGAGCCTCGGCCCGACTTTATCCGGCTCGTAGAGCTGCTTCGTCCCGAGGTCGCGGGACTGCCTGTCGGTCACCCTCCAGTACTGAAGGCCGCTGACGGAATCCCTCTTGTGGAACTCGCGGTACCAGCCGTCGCCGGGGTAGCCCCAGTCCGCGCTCCAGACCTGCAGCCCGGTCCTCTCGTTCCTCCCAAGCACGGCGACCGGTGTGCCCCCGGAGCCTACGATATAGGGCCTGAAGGTGCTCCTCCCCGAAGGGGCCCTCTCGACGCTCCCGTCCGGTCCCCGGGGCCTCGCCAGGAATGGGAACCTCTCCCAGTAGACCCCCCCGGCCCTCCCGCCCTCGATCGTGTGATGGTCGACAATGAAGTACCGAATTCCCTCCTCTGCAAGAAAGCTCTCGAGCCCCGGCCTCTGAACCTCGCGCCCGCTCCCCGGCTCCCTCCACACTCCCGCGGGCCTGTAGCCGCACTCGGGGAGCCAGATGCCCTCCGGGTTCTTGCCGAAGGCCCTGCGGTGCGCCTCCGTCCCAGCCCGAATCTGGGCCCGAATCGCGCTCTCGGTCCCGAGCAGGGGGAGGTAGGCGTGGGTTGCGGCGGATGTCATCAGCTCGACCCTGCCCTCCTCTTCTAGTTTCCTGAATTCGCCCGCGAGGTCTCTGCCCATCCTGTCCCTGAAGTCGACGAGGGTGGAGTGGTAGCGGGTCTCGTACATCTGAGCCAGCGCCCTCCTCTCGGGCCTGTCCCTGTGGCGGTCGACGTCCTTGGCGCAGAGATCGATTCTGTGGTAGAGGTACTGCTCGAACCTTTGCTTCATGTAGCCGTCGCAGAGCTGCTCGAGGAGCACGGGTGTCAGGCTGATCGTGAGGAGGGGCCTGCGGGGTCTGGGGATCGACTCGAGCGCCCTGAGGACGGGGATGTAGGAGCTGGCCATGACTTCGAAGAGCCACTCCTCGCCGAATGGCCAGACGCCCGCCTTCCTCACATAGGGTATGTGGGCGTGGAGGACGAAGCTCAGGGCCCCTTCGCTCACCGGCCCACCCCCACGTTGCTGTTCCGGGGCCTGAAGTCCTTCAGGAAAAGGAGCAGGTCCTTGAGTCCGTGCCTCTCGTCCAACTTCTCCCCTGAGGCGCTGTACACCTCGACAACGTCGACGAACCTCAGTCCGAGGTGGGGCCTCTCGCGCCTGAGCGCCTCTAGGAATTCCTCCTTAGGCCTCGGCTGTCCGTAGCCCGAGACGAGGCCGTTGAAGAGCTGGACTTTCATCCCGTACTTCTCGAGAAGCCCCGGGACGAGGGCCGCGAGAGGCGTGGTCTGGCAGTCCGCCAGAATAGAGAGGGGGTTCCTGAAGGATATCTCGGAGTAGAGGCACTCGATGTAGTCCTCGATGCCATTGGGGTAGTAGAGAATTGTCCCTAGGTCCATGAGGCTGACCGTTCGCCGGCCGCCCCCACCTCCATCCCTCCCCTCGCCCGCCATCAGGCTCATGATTCTCCGCACGGTCTCGGGGTCCGCGGGCTCGCCCCGGCTGTTGTAGAGGCTCACGCCCACCTTCGAGCCGTCGAAGAAGACATAAATTCCAGCCCCCATGCCCTGCTTCCTGACCTCGTACCTGAGCACCTCCTCGGGCACGAGCCTCATGTCCAGCACCGAGACCCCCAGACTCGCCAGCCCTACCGTCAGCGCCCTCCTGACCAGCCTCGAGACCGGTCGGCCGTCGGTGCCGGTCATCACCATCGCGTTCTGCCCCATCCAGGAGCCCAAGGCCAGCCCGAGCTCCAGGCACTCCCTCGCATCACAGGTCTCGCTCTCGTATATCCTCATTGCAGACCCTTCCCTCCGAGCTTCGCTCGCTCCCGCCGGGCCTCACTGGTCCGGTATCATCACCGTCCCCGGGCCCAGCCTGGAGCCGTACCACAGCTTTATATTTGTTCCTATCCTGCAGCCCTCACCCACGATGCACCTGTCGCCGGCGACGCAGCCCGTCTCGAAGAGCGTGCCGGGGCCGAGCTCGCAGCCCTCGCCGATGATCGTCTCCCTGAGCCGCACGCCGTCGCCGATCCTCGTCCCGGACCACACTATCGACCTCGATATCTCCACGTTCTTCCCGACCTCGACGTCGTTCCCGAGTATCGCGAAGCCGTCGACATGGATGCTGCCGTGAATCACGCAGTTGCGGCCGCTGATGAGAGTCCTCTCGCCGTTCGTGAAGGGCGCGCCGCGGGGGTGGAGGCCCCTGAGCCTGAGCTTTCCCTTAAGAGCGTCCTCGCTCGCGGAGAGGTAGGTCCCCGGGAGGCCGAGGTCGTTCCAGTACTCGGAGAACTCGTAGCCGTACACCGGCGCATCCTTCTGAATCAGTCTCGGGAAGAAGTCCCTAGAGAAGTCGAACCGTGTGCCGGGGGGTACCTCCCTGAAGGCCTCCGTTTCGAGCACGTAGACCCCCGTGTTCACGGTGTTGCTGAACGCCTGGTCCCGGGAGGGCTTCTCTAGGAAGCGCCTTATCCTCTTCTCCTCGTCCAGAAGGGCGATGCCGTACTGGCAAGGGTTATCGACCCTCGAGAGGGCGATCGAAGCGATTCCGCCCTTGCTCTCGTGAAAGGCGATGAGCTCCCTCAGGTTCAAGTTGGTCACGATATCGGCAGAAACAACGAGGAATGGCGAGTCGAGCTCCCTGACGATTTTATTGCACGCGCCGGCGGTTCCATAGGGCTCGTTGTCCGTGTAGTAACCGATGCGCAGCCCGTATCTCGAGCCGTCGCCGCAGTGCCTCATCAACTGCTCCTGCATGTAGTCAACCAGCATGAATACCCTGTCGGCCCTCAGCCGAGCGATATCGTGGAGAATGTAGTCGATCAGGGGGGTGTTGAGGAAGGGAATCATGGGCTTGGGCCTGCTAACCGTCAGAGGAAGGAGCCTAGTGCCCCTCCCGGCCGCCATCACAACGACGTCCATGCTCCACCGACCGCTCCCGCAGAGTCCTGCGGCGGGGGACCTGTCGCTGGGGCGCCCCCCACTCGCACCCCACACAGCGCCCCCCGGACCTCCCCCGCCGCGGGGCCAACCCCATCGCGCCCCGCCTGCAAAAGATTTGCGGTCCCTGTGGTCAAGGAGGGTTATCAAAAAATAGTAAAGGGTCCTCCACCATATAGATAAACAATGAGAGGCTATAGGTTCGCCCCGCTCGCGCTGCTGGCCCTGATCATCGTGGGCACAGGCATCTGCGCTGCACCTGCGCGGGCGAGTCCCAACCCGATTCCCGTGATGTCCCTCCAGCTCACGCCCTCTGGGGCAGTCGCGGCGCCGGACCCTGTGGCGCCGGGCTTCGCGCAGCTCTCCGGGACCATATCCATCGATAAAATCCCGGGGGAGAGGCTGGCGGTCTACATCACTGGCACCGTGGACACGGGTTGGCAGGTCCAATGCTCCCCCAGCGTCCTCCTACTCACCACGAACAAGATGAGTGACTTTACCGCCACCGTCGTGGTCCCGCCCGCCACTCCCGCCAGCTCCGTCGGCATCCTGAGGGTCGAGGCCCAAGCGCAGGGCCTGGGATTCTTCCTGAGGGCGGTCGCGGAGGCCCTCGTGACCGTCAGGCCATACTACAGAGTCTTCCTCGACTCGCCCATGCCCTACAAGGAGATAACCCCAGGCGCGAAGACCTCATTCGTACTCGAGGTCCAGAACTGGGGGAACTCCATGGACACCTTCGACATAGAAATCTCCAACGCGGCCGAGCTCGCGTACCGCGGCTGGCTCATCTCCTTCTCCGTCTCCTCCGCCTCCCGCATAGCGCCGATGGGCACGAAGCGCATAGCGATGTATGTCCAGTCCCCGATGGTCTTCACACCGTGGAAGGCCGAGGCGACACTGATTCTCATCAGGGCTTCCTCGCAAAATTCAGGCGACACGGGGGAGCTCGTGGAGCAGTCTTTCATATTCGTCGTCTACGAGAGGGGGGTATACATCAACGAGCCTGGCTGGGCCCTCATCGCCTTTGTGATTCTGCTAGCCGTGCTGGGGTCTTATTTAGCTGTCTGGAGGAGGAGAAAGCGGCGCGTGGCACCGGCAGAGGGCAGCGGGGACGCGGGGAGTAGCGCGGACGAGGACTGAACCGGAGACGGAGACGTGGTGGAAGGGCCCGGTGT
This is a stretch of genomic DNA from Thermoplasmata archaeon. It encodes these proteins:
- the coaT gene encoding choice-of-anchor T family protein, with translation MRGYRFAPLALLALIIVGTGICAAPARASPNPIPVMSLQLTPSGAVAAPDPVAPGFAQLSGTISIDKIPGERLAVYITGTVDTGWQVQCSPSVLLLTTNKMSDFTATVVVPPATPASSVGILRVEAQAQGLGFFLRAVAEALVTVRPYYRVFLDSPMPYKEITPGAKTSFVLEVQNWGNSMDTFDIEISNAAELAYRGWLISFSVSSASRIAPMGTKRIAMYVQSPMVFTPWKAEATLILIRASSQNSGDTGELVEQSFIFVVYERGVYINEPGWALIAFVILLAVLGSYLAVWRRRKRRVAPAEGSGDAGSSADED
- a CDS encoding NDP-sugar synthase: MDVVVMAAGRGTRLLPLTVSRPKPMIPFLNTPLIDYILHDIARLRADRVFMLVDYMQEQLMRHCGDGSRYGLRIGYYTDNEPYGTAGACNKIVRELDSPFLVVSADIVTNLNLRELIAFHESKGGIASIALSRVDNPCQYGIALLDEEKRIRRFLEKPSRDQAFSNTVNTGVYVLETEAFREVPPGTRFDFSRDFFPRLIQKDAPVYGYEFSEYWNDLGLPGTYLSASEDALKGKLRLRGLHPRGAPFTNGERTLISGRNCVIHGSIHVDGFAILGNDVEVGKNVEISRSIVWSGTRIGDGVRLRETIIGEGCELGPGTLFETGCVAGDRCIVGEGCRIGTNIKLWYGSRLGPGTVMIPDQ
- a CDS encoding 1,4-alpha-glucan branching protein domain-containing protein, which encodes MSEGALSFVLHAHIPYVRKAGVWPFGEEWLFEVMASSYIPVLRALESIPRPRRPLLTISLTPVLLEQLCDGYMKQRFEQYLYHRIDLCAKDVDRHRDRPERRALAQMYETRYHSTLVDFRDRMGRDLAGEFRKLEEEGRVELMTSAATHAYLPLLGTESAIRAQIRAGTEAHRRAFGKNPEGIWLPECGYRPAGVWREPGSGREVQRPGLESFLAEEGIRYFIVDHHTIEGGRAGGVYWERFPFLARPRGPDGSVERAPSGRSTFRPYIVGSGGTPVAVLGRNERTGLQVWSADWGYPGDGWYREFHKRDSVSGLQYWRVTDRQSRDLGTKQLYEPDKVGPRLEEHSAHFAGLAASLLKEHAGEGAPVIVAPYDLELFGHWWYEGVRWLTMVLEKLPAAGVEALSCGAYLAEHPPSEEISLPESSWGAGGDHRVWLNPDTEWMWREIHQAERWMEEAARRHSGDPSKRELLAQAARELMLLEASDWEFLVSTFQAREYAVERFRGHLERFAALRAAVEGQGQAELDRLRDMDNIFPWLEPGLYI